In Ornithinibacter aureus, the genomic stretch ATCCAGCTCGTGAACTCCCGCCTCACCGGGCGTGCACCCGGCGCACTGCACGTCGGCACCACCCAAGACGGGAAGCGGCGCGTCGTCGCGAACCTCCCGAAGGACACCGACCTGAACTCCGTGTGGACGTGGGGCGCACTCAACCTGGCCCTCACCGAGGTCGTCGACGAGATCAACACCCGCATCCCCGTCAAGGAGCTCGGCGGCCTCACCCGCCTTCAGGCATACGCGGCCGACCCGACCGAACAACGGTTCATCACCCCGGTCGAGCTCCGCGCCGCGATGATGCCGACCGCGAAGGACACGTACCGGGCCACGAAGAACGGCATCCACTTCGACAACGGCCAGTACGTGTCCGCGGACTTGCGTGTCGGCACCGACTACCGCGTCCGGCACATGGCCCGGTCCCGCGACTTCATCGAGGTGTTCGACACGTCCGGCGAGCACGTGGCCCGCGCGTGGAACGTAGACGTGCTGCCGAAGTCGGAACGTGACGCGATCCTCGCCAAGCGTGCCCGCGACTCGCAGGAGTTGAACCGTGTCAACGAGTCCCTGCGGATCGTGCGCGAGCAGCGCGCGCGCTCCGGCAACGCGATCGCCGCTGCCCACCACGCGGACGACACCCACGACGACGACGGCCCGGACGGAGCGACCACACCAGTCGTGCCCGAGCCCGTAGTCAAGCTCGACCGGCGCAAGCGCCGCACCGCACAGGACACGAAACAGCCCGTCCCGTCCCCTGTCCTGCCGCCCGAGTTGCTCGACAGGTATAGCAACGACCTGCCCGACTGACCCCACCCCTACTGAGAGGAACAGCCCCGTGACTGTCACCGACCGGACCCAGATCCCGTTCTCCGCGATCCTGCGCGACGATCCCGCAATCACGCCCTACTTCCGCGATGCGTACGCGAAGATCCGGTACGCGACGGACGAGAACGCGATTGTCGCGATCGACGGGCCGCCCGGCACGGGCAAGACGACCTGTGCGGTGTACGCCGCCGACCGGGTCGCCCGGCCAGCCGTGATCGTCACCATGTCCGACCGACCCGCCCCGCTGGATGTGCTCCGCCACTCCTACCAGGCGATCACCGGGGAACGGTGCGGGCGCCTCACCCGATACGACCTGGGCAACCTGCTCCGCGACGCCCTGCCCGAGTGGGGCGGACTCCTCGTCGTGGACGAGCTCCAGAACGCGCAGGTTTCCGCGATGAAGGAACTGGTGTGGCTGCACGAGACGACCCGTGGCGGGTTCGCGCTCGCGGCCGTCGGATCGAACGTCCTCGAAGCGGTCACCCGGTATCCGCAGCTCGAATCACGCGTCCTCACGTCAGCGACGTTCGCGCCCCTGGACGGGGACGACCTGCTCGGCGCCGTCGTGCGCCTCCACCCAGGGTTCGCGCTGGCCGACCCTGCCGACGTGTTTGTCCACGACCGGGTTGTGTGCCGGGGCCTGATCCGCACGTGGGCGCACACCGCGCGCGTCCTCGCCGACGACGACCCCGCCGTGCCCGTGACCGGGGACAGGTTCGCGTGGGCGCGCAGCGTCCTCATGGCAAGGCGGTCAGCGTGACGACCCGCCGCTACCTGTGGGCCGACCCCGCCGACCACTCCCGCGCGATCCGGGAAGCCGGAACCGTGGATGACGGCGTGGTCCTGTCGGTCGTCCGCCCGCACCGCCGCCCGTACACGTTCCACCGGGACGTGCTCGCAGCGATCGGCGCACGGCATGACGTGCGGGGCGCTAACGCCCGCTCCGGGGCAGGTCGCGAGCTCGCGCTCATTGAGTCGTGGCTGACCGGCTACCGGGTGGAGGCGGTCGTCCTCGCGCACGCGGACATGATCGGCGTGCCCAAGTGGATCGTCCCCATCGCGGAAGCGGTGGAGGCTGCGGGCGCGGATCTCGTCCTCGTGTCCGACGACTCCGCAGGCGGTCAGTTCGCGGACTGGTGCGCCGCGAACGGGATGCCGGTCGAGACGGGCCAGGACCCGTCACGCCTCACTGTCCGCGCGGCCTACCAGGAGCCGCCCGAGGAGCGTGCGGCCCGCCCGTTCCCAGTGCACGTGCCGCGGGCCGCGTTCTACGTGTGGCGAGCCCGCGCCCGCGACACACTCCCACCCGCGGACTTCGCGGTCGTGGACCGGTTGTACCGGGACGTGTTCGCGTCCGTGGCAGCCGACCCGCCCGGCGATGCCGATACCGCCACCCGTGTCATCGCTGGGCTGCTCGCGGACAAGACCGGCCCGGGCGAGTGCATGACCGTCGTTCGGGCCGTCCAGTCCGCTATGTTCACGTCCGGGTTCCTCCTGAGCCTGGTCACGAACGCGGCCCTCGCGGCCGTCCGCACCAACGATCACCGCCGCCTCAACCGGCACGAGATCAGGTCCCTGCGCGCATACGCCGAACCGTGGGTCGGGACCGCGGTCCTCCTCCACGACGCAGGCATGGAGTACGCCATGAACATGTCCAGGCTCAGGCTCCGAAACGTCACGCCGGACGGAACGCTCACCGGGAAGGGTCGGGACGCTTGGACGTTTCACGAAGACGCGGCCCCGTTCCTGCGCGCGCAACGGCACCTGCGCCTACTTGAAGGGGCCGGTCCCGACGACCCGATCCTGTCCCGCCCCGGCCGCGACGTCGCCGACGCCGTCCGGTGGGCACGGTCGGATCTGAACCTGTCCGGGAACGCCCGCG encodes the following:
- a CDS encoding ATP-binding protein; its protein translation is MTVTDRTQIPFSAILRDDPAITPYFRDAYAKIRYATDENAIVAIDGPPGTGKTTCAVYAADRVARPAVIVTMSDRPAPLDVLRHSYQAITGERCGRLTRYDLGNLLRDALPEWGGLLVVDELQNAQVSAMKELVWLHETTRGGFALAAVGSNVLEAVTRYPQLESRVLTSATFAPLDGDDLLGAVVRLHPGFALADPADVFVHDRVVCRGLIRTWAHTARVLADDDPAVPVTGDRFAWARSVLMARRSA